Proteins encoded in a region of the Agromyces protaetiae genome:
- the ftsY gene encoding signal recognition particle-docking protein FtsY gives MVERASWSLGSALRGIFGAKTIDEDTWDDLEAALITADFGPAVTEEIVDEIRKQVERYKTTDPRDVQRMLREIVEERLAKYDPTLRLTERPAVVLVVGVNGVGKTTTIGKFARFLRTYDRSVVVGAADTFRAAAVDQLATWAERAGVGVVRPEREGQDPASVAFQTVERAQRDGTEIVIIDTAGRLHTKGGLMDELGKIKRVVEKLAPISEVLLVLDATTGQNGLAQAEAFIEHGGVTGLVLTKLDGSAKGGFVLAVQEKTGVPIKLIGQGEAIGDLTGFTPHVFAQKLVG, from the coding sequence ATGGTGGAACGTGCTTCCTGGTCGCTCGGGTCGGCCCTTCGCGGCATCTTCGGCGCGAAGACGATCGATGAGGACACCTGGGACGACCTCGAGGCGGCGCTGATCACGGCGGACTTCGGTCCGGCCGTCACCGAGGAGATCGTCGACGAGATCCGCAAGCAGGTCGAGCGGTACAAGACCACCGACCCGCGCGACGTGCAGCGGATGCTCCGGGAGATCGTCGAGGAGCGGCTCGCGAAGTACGACCCGACGCTGCGGCTGACCGAGCGCCCCGCGGTCGTGCTCGTCGTCGGCGTGAACGGGGTGGGCAAGACCACGACGATCGGCAAGTTCGCGCGATTCCTGCGCACCTACGACCGATCGGTGGTCGTGGGCGCCGCGGACACGTTCCGCGCGGCGGCCGTCGACCAGCTCGCGACGTGGGCGGAGCGCGCGGGCGTCGGCGTGGTGCGACCGGAGCGCGAGGGTCAGGACCCGGCGTCGGTCGCGTTCCAGACCGTCGAGCGCGCCCAGCGCGACGGCACCGAGATCGTCATCATCGACACGGCGGGACGGCTGCACACCAAGGGCGGGCTCATGGACGAGCTCGGCAAGATCAAGCGGGTGGTCGAGAAGCTCGCCCCGATCAGCGAGGTGCTGCTCGTGCTCGATGCCACGACCGGTCAGAACGGCCTCGCACAGGCCGAGGCGTTCATCGAGCACGGCGGGGTCACCGGTCTCGTGCTCACCAAGCTCGACGGCAGCGCGAAGGGCGGGTTCGTCCTCGCGGTGCAGGAGAAGACCGGCGTGCCCATCAAGCTCATCGGCCAGGGCGAGGCCATCGGCGATCTCACGGGCTTCACGCCGCACGTGTTCGCCCAGAAGCTCGTGGGATAG
- the ffh gene encoding signal recognition particle protein, translated as MATFGTLSDRLAETFKNLRTKGKLSAADVDGTVREIRRALLDADVALPVVKEFTATVRERALGDEVNRALNPAQQVVQIVNEELVGILGGQQRRLQFAKNPPTVIMLAGLQGAGKTTLAGKLAKHLVKEGHTPLLVAADLQRPNAVNQLQVVGGQAGVTVFAPEPGNGVGDPVKVAKEAVKHAERAQHDVVIIDTAGRLGVDAELMKQASNIRKATDPDEVLFVIDAMIGQDAVATAKAFQDGVDFTGVVLSKLDGDAKGGAALSVASVTGRPIIFASTGEGLDDFEPFHPDRMASRILDLGDILTLIEQAQQAFDEEEAMKVAEKLANEQFTLEDFLAQMQQLRGAGSIKKMLGMLPGAGGLRQQLDQFDEKEIVRTEAIIQSMTPAERRNPKLLNGSRRLRIAKGSGMTVTDVNQLVQRFEQAAKMMKTVARGGVPQIPGMGPVPGAGFGGGARKAKGKKKSGGASRSGNPAKRAAENAAIAAGGPVPGQAPATTGAGFGLGGGNAPKGAPSEEELAALQKMLGR; from the coding sequence ATGGCTACTTTCGGCACGCTCTCCGACCGTCTTGCGGAGACCTTCAAGAACCTCCGCACCAAGGGCAAGCTGTCGGCGGCCGACGTCGACGGCACCGTGCGTGAGATCCGGCGAGCCCTGCTCGACGCCGACGTCGCGCTCCCGGTGGTCAAGGAGTTCACCGCGACCGTGCGCGAGCGCGCGCTCGGCGACGAGGTCAATCGCGCGCTGAACCCCGCACAGCAGGTGGTGCAGATCGTCAACGAGGAGCTCGTCGGCATCCTCGGCGGCCAGCAGCGACGGCTGCAGTTCGCGAAGAACCCGCCGACGGTCATCATGCTGGCCGGTCTGCAGGGTGCGGGCAAGACGACGCTCGCGGGCAAGCTCGCGAAGCACCTCGTCAAAGAGGGCCACACGCCGCTGCTCGTCGCCGCGGACCTGCAGCGCCCCAACGCCGTGAACCAGCTGCAGGTCGTGGGCGGCCAGGCCGGGGTCACCGTGTTCGCGCCGGAGCCCGGCAACGGGGTCGGCGACCCGGTGAAGGTCGCGAAAGAGGCGGTCAAGCACGCCGAGCGCGCGCAGCACGACGTCGTCATCATCGACACCGCCGGCCGGCTCGGCGTCGACGCCGAGCTCATGAAGCAGGCGTCGAACATCCGCAAGGCGACCGACCCCGACGAGGTGCTCTTCGTCATCGACGCCATGATCGGTCAGGACGCGGTCGCGACGGCCAAGGCCTTCCAAGACGGCGTCGACTTCACGGGCGTCGTGCTCTCCAAGCTCGACGGCGACGCGAAGGGCGGCGCCGCGCTGTCGGTCGCCTCCGTGACCGGGCGCCCGATCATCTTCGCGTCGACCGGTGAGGGGCTCGACGACTTCGAGCCGTTCCACCCCGACCGCATGGCGAGCCGCATCCTCGACCTCGGCGACATCCTCACGCTCATCGAGCAGGCCCAGCAGGCCTTCGATGAGGAAGAGGCGATGAAGGTCGCCGAGAAGCTCGCGAACGAGCAGTTCACGCTCGAAGACTTCCTGGCCCAGATGCAGCAGCTCCGCGGTGCCGGCTCGATCAAGAAGATGCTGGGCATGCTTCCCGGCGCGGGCGGGCTGCGCCAGCAGCTCGACCAGTTCGACGAGAAAGAGATCGTGCGCACCGAGGCGATCATCCAGTCGATGACGCCCGCCGAGCGACGCAATCCCAAGCTCCTCAACGGCTCACGACGGCTGCGCATCGCCAAGGGCTCGGGCATGACGGTGACCGATGTGAACCAGCTCGTACAGCGGTTCGAGCAGGCCGCGAAGATGATGAAGACCGTCGCGCGCGGCGGGGTACCGCAGATCCCGGGCATGGGCCCGGTGCCCGGCGCCGGCTTCGGCGGCGGTGCCCGCAAGGCGAAGGGCAAGAAGAAGTCCGGCGGTGCGTCCCGGTCGGGCAACCCGGCCAAGCGTGCGGCCGAGAACGCGGCGATCGCGGCCGGCGGGCCGGTGCCCGGGCAGGCGCCGGCGACGACCGGTGCCGGCTTCGGCCTGGGCGGCGGCAACGCCCCGAAGGGCGCCCCGTCAGAAGAGGAGCTCGCCGCCCTCCAGAAG
- a CDS encoding TIGR03885 family FMN-dependent LLM class oxidoreductase, with protein sequence MTLVGFHASHEQIPPAGLLRAVQRAEQAGFQAAMCSDHLAPWGLRQAESGHAWTWLGAAMQATSLPFGVVTAPGQRYHPVVLAQAFATLESMFPGRFWPAIGSGEAMNEHVTGDPWPPKPERDARMVESIGVMRRLLAGDEVSHDGLVRVHRARVWSLPETPPPFLAAAVSAEKARSAAAWADGLITVKQDPEALRRVIGAYRDAGGRGPITLQVHLSYAPTYDEALAIAHEQWRNGLVGPPDCWDIALPEEFDARVAHAAPEEVAETVLVSADPAEHVDRLADLVSLGFDRVFLHHVGAEQDAFIDVFGERVVPHLTEDT encoded by the coding sequence ATGACCCTCGTGGGATTCCACGCCTCGCACGAACAGATTCCGCCCGCCGGGCTGCTGCGCGCGGTGCAGCGCGCCGAGCAGGCCGGCTTCCAGGCGGCGATGTGCAGCGACCACCTCGCACCTTGGGGGCTCCGTCAAGCGGAGTCCGGGCACGCCTGGACCTGGCTCGGCGCCGCCATGCAGGCGACGAGCCTGCCCTTCGGCGTCGTCACCGCGCCCGGCCAGCGCTACCACCCGGTGGTGCTCGCGCAGGCCTTCGCGACGCTCGAGTCGATGTTCCCCGGCCGGTTCTGGCCCGCGATCGGCAGTGGCGAGGCGATGAACGAGCACGTGACGGGCGACCCGTGGCCGCCGAAGCCGGAGCGCGACGCCCGCATGGTCGAGAGCATCGGCGTCATGCGTCGGCTGCTCGCCGGCGACGAGGTCTCGCACGACGGCCTCGTCCGTGTGCACCGCGCCCGCGTCTGGAGCCTCCCCGAGACCCCGCCGCCGTTCCTCGCCGCAGCGGTCAGCGCCGAGAAGGCCAGATCGGCCGCGGCCTGGGCCGACGGGCTCATCACCGTCAAGCAGGACCCCGAGGCGCTGCGGCGCGTCATCGGCGCCTACCGCGATGCGGGCGGTCGCGGACCGATCACCCTGCAGGTCCACCTCAGCTATGCTCCCACGTACGACGAGGCGCTCGCCATCGCGCACGAGCAATGGCGGAACGGGCTCGTGGGTCCGCCGGACTGCTGGGACATCGCGCTCCCTGAGGAGTTCGATGCCCGCGTCGCCCATGCCGCGCCTGAGGAGGTCGCCGAGACCGTGCTGGTCTCGGCCGATCCCGCCGAACACGTCGATCGGCTCGCCGACCTGGTCTCGCTCGGGTTCGACCGGGTCTTCCTGCACCATGTCGGCGCCGAGCAGGACGCGTTCATCGACGTGTTCGGCGAGCGCGTGGTGCCCCATCTCACGGAGGACACATGA
- a CDS encoding DUF2004 domain-containing protein translates to MATEHDYFGIVGDYWSETVEYADQRVEVVLDAEGEAVASSSLDVAATLVGELELVDDDLRSAFVSQLDQGSSPVVKFLDTLLDPDLEQADEIEAAIGRDSGDRQVDALRSLTLERVDLRPEHDEPGDAFAEFEYALAPEDTDERLVAAIDLEREIVDVRFEG, encoded by the coding sequence ATGGCAACCGAGCACGACTACTTCGGCATCGTCGGCGACTACTGGTCGGAGACGGTCGAGTACGCCGACCAGCGCGTGGAGGTGGTGCTCGACGCCGAGGGCGAGGCGGTGGCGTCGTCCTCGCTCGACGTCGCGGCGACCCTCGTCGGCGAGCTCGAGCTCGTCGACGACGACCTGCGATCGGCGTTCGTGAGCCAGCTCGACCAGGGTTCGTCTCCCGTCGTGAAGTTCCTCGACACACTGCTCGACCCCGATCTCGAGCAGGCAGACGAGATCGAGGCGGCGATCGGACGCGACTCCGGGGACCGTCAGGTCGACGCCCTGCGCTCGCTGACCCTCGAGCGCGTCGACCTCAGGCCCGAGCACGACGAGCCCGGAGACGCGTTCGCCGAGTTCGAGTACGCGCTCGCGCCGGAGGACACCGATGAGCGCCTCGTCGCCGCGATCGACCTCGAGCGCGAGATCGTCGATGTCCGCTTCGAAGGCTGA